The genomic stretch ACATCTGACGAGCAAAAGGAAGAAGTTAAGTGAaaacataaacaataactagGAGTTGGCTACCTTGGTGATACTTCGACAGTGATCATGTTACATTATGTTCGTTCCTATGTGATAATTCTAGATTTGAAAGAGATATCCTATGATTGATGAAATTTACTGAGTAATTAAAGGTTAGTATGAGTAAATacccgtgcgtgtgtgtgtacgtgcgctCTATCCTGTGTCTGCATGTTTGTGCAACTACAGTATTAACATTGCATGTATAAACTATATAACGCAATACGGGATTAATGATGGCTATGTGTGCTTACATTGCTGTTTGCGGTGTTGTTTCTATTGAATGAGGGAATATTCTCTATGTAGAACTGTGTGCTTGTCCTATGGCGCGATCATTTACTTATCTGGCCTCTGAGCGCCGCTCCTGTGTCCGGGTTTAACCACCAATCTGACTGCGTATCAGCAGAGAGGAAGAAGCGaagcgagaggtttcactctcgCCAAAGTCTTTCCAAAATAAatccaatgcgtttctatgggtcTATTTTGGACCTACGCCTATCGTGTGGTTTCCCGtctttgggacaacgactcccattgttagggcagaGACATCTCGTCGTTATTTACAGATCTCTGGAACCAGGAGCTGTCTATGGTTCTGAATTCCGATTCCCGGGTTCTTCATTTTCATCAGTCATATTTTATTTCCCCTTTCTATTCCACAGATTTTTTACAGTTCATAGCCACTAGACATTTATTTAGGACCTTAAAGTGAGAACGTCTCAAATATCAAGTGAATTGTGTTAGGGTACAATCATTGCATAACACATTTTACAGTAGCCTACCTGATAGTTATAGAAATCTATTTAAGCCCTGGATACTGATCTTTCACTAGGCTATGTGCCAATTAATTGATTATACCTCATAATTTCCCCCTTCATGCGAATTTACAATGATTTGTTGTGCAGAAATGCTTTTCTGTCTTCACTTTCTAGTTTATGCCAGTTTTTGAGTTTACGGTTTTCTTGCATGTATGCTCTTATGTCGGACCAGTTCTTATCCACACGGTGTCAGTGTCTACCAGCAAGAGCAATTTAATCTTGAACTCCACCTAGGTCCTGGCACAATAGCAAAAATCCCACTCATCGCCGACTGTCAGTGAAATCTTAATGAGGTGCCGCACGGAGATATGAGGATTATGTTTCTCTTTCTTAAAAAAAATCCATTGCGTTACTTGGGTTCTCCttgttctctgtcacactctATGGATTACATTCTAAAAAGGATTATATAACAATGGCTGTACTCGAGAACCGTGAGTGGGGTTGGATTGTGAATATATTTTGGCTGTTGCTTTGTTTTCGGGGTTCTGTTTCTAGACAAATGACCTATTCCATTTCCGAGGAGGTAAAAACGGGGACATTTGTTGGGAATTTGGCTAAGGATCTAAATCTAAAAGTGATTGAACTGGAGGCGCGCAGGATTCAGATTGAATCTGGATCATATAAGAAACATTTTGAGGTCAATTTGAAAACTGGCGTTCTCTTCGTTAGCGAAGCAATAGACCGAGAGAAGCTTTGTCCCAACAGCCTTGTTTGTACTGAAAGCTTGGAGGTTATTGTTAATAATCCTTTACGAATGTACAATGTTGAAGTAAATATACTAGACATAAACGACAACGCACCACAATTTCCTGTGAAATCACAGATTATTCGTATTTCTGAGCATACTTCACCTGGAGCAAGATTTCCTCTGTCTACAGCTGACGATAGGGATGTAGGGAGCAACACTATTGAAGCATATAAACTCTCCACAAATGCCTTTTTCAATCTAGACGTACATACTGAGGCTGATAGTGGTCCATCAGCAGAGTTAATTCTAAATCAAGCTTTAGACCGAGAGAAACAGCCTGCGATCAAGCTAACGCTGACTGCTATTGATGGAGGAAAGCCTCCCAGATCAGGGAGCACAGAAATCATTGTCAACATACTCGATGCAAACGATAATGCGCCAGTGTTTTCCAAAGCCCTGTATAAGGCAAAAGTCTTAGAGACTGCGCCAATTGGCACTGCTTTTCTAAGGCTTAATGCAACAGATCTAGACGAAGGCTTGAACGGTGAAATAATGTATTTGTTCAGCAAACAAGGACAAAAGGGGGGTTATGGTACATTTGCAATCAATCAGAGCAATGGGGAAATGACAGTAGCGGGACCTTTAGATTATGAGGTGACCAGTGCGTATGAGATTCGTGTAGAAGCTCAGGACCGAGGCCACTCACCTCTGGCCTCACATTGCAAAGTGTTGGTAGAGGTAGTTGACGTAAACGATAATGCCCCGGACATCAAACTCTCCTCACTTttggagagtgtgagagaggacgCAAAGAAGGGTACGGCAATTGAGCTAATCACGATTATTGATAAGGATGGCGGTAAAAACGGGAATGTGCATTGTACCATATCTGGTGTCTCGCCGTTTCTATTGGAGTCATCTCAGGGTAAATACTACACCGTGGTCCTTGGAGAAACGCTGGACAGGGAAATCACCTCTCAGTATAATGTCACAATCATAGCCAGAGATGAAGGGACCCCTCCTCTGTCCAGTACTAGCATTATTACTGTCCATGTTTCTGATGTCAATGACAATACGCCACGCTTTCCGGAACCCACTGTTAACGTGTTCTTAAAAGAGAATAGTCCGGCAAGATCTGTGATATCTTCTGTGACTGCGCTGGATCCAGATTCAAAAGCAAACGCTCAGATAACATATAGTTTACTAGAGCCCAGAAATAGGCCTACAGCTTCGCAGACACATGTCAATGTGAATTATGCCACAGGTGAGATATATAGCATGCAGTCAGTGAACTATGAAGAAGTGAAAACGTTCCAGTTCCAAGTTCAGGCCACAGATTCTGGTGTTCCTCCACTAAGCAGCAACGTCACTGTCAACGTTTTTATCCTTGATGAGAATGACAACAGTCCTGTGATTCTCCCGCCCTATTCTGACCACGGCTCCGTTAATTCTGAGAACATTCCTTATTCTGCTGAAGCGGGATACTTTGTGGCCAAGATCAGGGCTGTAGACGCCGACTCTGGTTATAATGCGCTGCTTTCTTATCACGTCTCTGAACCAAAGGGGACCAATCTATTCAGAATAGGAACCAACAACGGAGAAATACGGACTAAGAGACGCATGAGTGACAATGACTTAAAATCTCACCCGTTGGTCATTCTGGTGTCTGATAACGGAGAACCTTCCCTGTCTGCGACTGTGTCTATTGATGTTGCGGTCGTTGAAAGTACAGGTGACACACAGACAACTTTCAGACAACTGCCTGTAAAGGAGGAGAGTTTCTCAGATTTAAATCTGTATCTGCTCGTCGCCATTGTGTCAGTATCAGTGATATTTCTACTGAGCCTCATCAGTTTAATAGTTGTAAAATGCCACAGGACAGACGGCAGTTTCAGCAGGTGCAGCGCC from Oncorhynchus gorbuscha isolate QuinsamMale2020 ecotype Even-year unplaced genomic scaffold, OgorEven_v1.0 Un_scaffold_27:::fragment_2:::debris, whole genome shotgun sequence encodes the following:
- the LOC124017536 gene encoding protocadherin alpha-8-like isoform X2, which gives rise to MAVLENREWGWIVNIFWLLLCFRGSVSRQMTYSISEEVKTGTFVGNLAKDLNLKVIELEARRIQIESGSYKKHFEVNLKTGVLFVSEAIDREKLCPNSLVCTESLEVIVNNPLRMYNVEVNILDINDNAPQFPVKSQIIRISEHTSPGARFPLSTADDRDVGSNTIEAYKLSTNAFFNLDVHTEADSGPSAELILNQALDREKQPAIKLTLTAIDGGKPPRSGSTEIIVNILDANDNAPVFSKALYKAKVLETAPIGTAFLRLNATDLDEGLNGEIMYLFSKQGQKGGYGTFAINQSNGEMTVAGPLDYEVTSAYEIRVEAQDRGHSPLASHCKVLVEVVDVNDNAPDIKLSSLLESVREDAKKGTAIELITIIDKDGGKNGNVHCTISGVSPFLLESSQGKYYTVVLGETLDREITSQYNVTIIARDEGTPPLSSTSIITVHVSDVNDNTPRFPEPTVNVFLKENSPARSVISSVTALDPDSKANAQITYSLLEPRNRPTASQTHVNVNYATGEIYSMQSVNYEEVKTFQFQVQATDSGVPPLSSNVTVNVFILDENDNSPVILPPYSDHGSVNSENIPYSAEAGYFVAKIRAVDADSGYNALLSYHVSEPKGTNLFRIGTNNGEIRTKRRMSDNDLKSHPLVILVSDNGEPSLSATVSIDVAVVESTGDTQTTFRQLPVKEESFSDLNLYLLVAIVSVSVIFLLSLISLIVVKCHRTDGSFSRCSAPMITTHPDGSWSYSKSTQQYDVCFSSDTLKSDVVVFPTPFPPADGELISINGGDTLQRTQTLPNTDKPKAPNADWQYSTSLRTGMQSSVHMEESSVMQGAQGMLVQNWPTVSSAADGEGGELSPPVGAGIDSNSWQFRYGPGPGYGPPQVLKPGDIPPEAFIIPGSPAIISIRQGPGGEDDKSDFISFGKKEEAKKKKKKKKEKKDKKDKGKEDVDE